Proteins encoded together in one Lysinibacillus sp. FSL K6-0232 window:
- a CDS encoding MogA/MoaB family molybdenum cofactor biosynthesis protein yields the protein MHPTHQLPIQAAILTVSDTRTMAEDRSGQRIHALLQEASFDIIDYQLTKDEPESILHYIHQWCDQPSINTIIVTGGTGFTPRDQTYDTIAPLFHKEMTGFGELFRLLSYEEIGPKAMFSRATAGSCQQTAIYLLPGSTNAVTLAMTKLIIPTVQHFVSELHRR from the coding sequence ATGCACCCTACACATCAGCTACCCATTCAAGCTGCCATTTTAACTGTAAGTGATACCCGTACAATGGCAGAGGATCGTAGTGGACAGCGTATTCACGCGTTACTGCAAGAGGCTTCATTTGACATTATAGACTATCAACTAACAAAGGATGAACCTGAGAGCATCCTGCACTATATCCATCAGTGGTGTGACCAGCCTAGCATTAATACCATTATCGTGACAGGCGGCACAGGGTTTACACCAAGAGATCAAACCTATGACACCATTGCCCCACTATTTCATAAAGAGATGACAGGGTTTGGCGAATTATTTCGCTTACTAAGCTATGAGGAGATTGGGCCGAAAGCGATGTTTAGCCGTGCCACAGCAGGAAGCTGTCAGCAAACTGCTATTTATCTTTTACCGGGCTCCACCAATGCCGTCACACTTGCGATGACTAAGCTAATTATTCCTACTGTGCAACATTTTGTTAGTGAGTTGCATCGCCGATGA
- the mobA gene encoding molybdenum cofactor guanylyltransferase, with the protein MNIAGVLLAGGQSSRYGQPKMFAAFAGRPLYKYSLTALQQQPLDPIIIATNAHLQPYFAEENVHWLMDKQPHQGPLFALHTILTAYPEVEWFFVVACDMPCMNARFVQQMLGYIDEQYDAIVPQQGERYQPLAALYRRTALAKIMPLIQQKKRNMRALLEQLRVCYVPFAEHESTFININAQQDWAQIINKESNHD; encoded by the coding sequence ATGAATATTGCAGGTGTTTTATTAGCAGGCGGTCAATCCTCTCGCTATGGGCAGCCTAAAATGTTTGCAGCATTTGCTGGGCGGCCGTTATATAAATATAGTCTTACAGCATTACAGCAACAGCCATTAGACCCCATTATTATTGCGACGAATGCCCATCTTCAGCCATATTTTGCAGAGGAAAACGTCCACTGGCTCATGGATAAGCAGCCACACCAAGGGCCTCTTTTTGCCTTGCATACCATTCTAACAGCCTATCCTGAAGTGGAGTGGTTTTTTGTTGTTGCCTGTGATATGCCTTGCATGAATGCACGATTTGTTCAACAAATGCTTGGTTATATTGATGAGCAGTATGATGCGATTGTGCCTCAGCAAGGGGAACGCTACCAGCCACTAGCAGCACTATATCGTCGCACTGCACTAGCCAAAATAATGCCATTAATCCAGCAAAAGAAACGCAATATGAGGGCATTATTAGAGCAGCTTCGCGTATGCTATGTGCCGTTTGCAGAGCATGAGTCAACATTTATTAATATCAATGCGCAGCAAGATTGGGCGCAAATTATCAATAAGGAGAGCAACCATGACTAA
- the moaC gene encoding cyclic pyranopterin monophosphate synthase MoaC, which translates to MTKFSHWNEEGRPKMVDISAKEITTRTAIARSTITLSDEVYQAIQQGGIKKGDPTHVAQIAGIMGAKKTADIIPMCHPIMLQGTDLQFTYTKVENGYELHIEATVKCSGKTGVEMEALTAVSIAALTFYDMCKAVDKTMVIKDTYLVEKTGGKSGTFLHK; encoded by the coding sequence ATGACTAAGTTTTCACACTGGAACGAAGAAGGTCGCCCTAAAATGGTCGATATTTCAGCAAAAGAAATTACAACACGTACAGCTATTGCACGCAGTACCATTACACTATCAGATGAGGTCTATCAAGCCATCCAACAAGGTGGCATCAAAAAAGGTGACCCTACACATGTAGCACAGATTGCTGGGATTATGGGCGCTAAAAAAACAGCCGATATTATTCCAATGTGCCATCCTATTATGCTACAAGGCACAGACCTGCAATTTACCTATACAAAGGTGGAAAATGGCTATGAGCTGCATATTGAAGCAACCGTGAAATGTAGCGGAAAAACAGGTGTTGAAATGGAGGCACTAACGGCTGTATCCATTGCCGCACTAACCTTTTACGATATGTGCAAGGCCGTTGATAAAACAATGGTGATTAAAGATACCTATCTAGTGGAAAAAACAGGTGGCAAAAGCGGCACATTTCTGCATAAATAA
- the moaA gene encoding GTP 3',8-cyclase MoaA: MTDLQDRYQRPLRDLRISVTDRCNFRCRYCMPAEVFGPDYAFLPSDKILSFDEIERLVTIFVSLGVKKVRITGGEPLLRRDLPTLIERIHQIEGVEDIALTTNGTLLKKYAEPLAKAGLSRVSVSLDSLDNERFFEMNGQRGKVNTVLEGIEKAAQAGLQVKINMVVQKEQNDQDIVAMAQFFKEKQHILRFIEYMDVGNSNGWRLDDVVSKKEILEQVQRFLPLQAIAPNYKGEVATRYQYQDGQGEIGVISSVTDSFCSTCSRARLSAEGALYTCLFATAGTDLRALLRAGHDDAMIRQCITDTWSNRTDRYSDERNEQTRANRQKAKIEMSHIGG; the protein is encoded by the coding sequence ATGACGGACTTACAAGACCGATACCAACGACCGTTAAGAGATTTAAGAATATCTGTGACAGATCGTTGCAATTTTCGCTGTCGTTATTGCATGCCTGCAGAAGTATTTGGTCCAGATTACGCATTTTTACCGTCTGATAAAATATTAAGCTTTGATGAGATTGAACGCTTAGTCACTATTTTTGTATCATTAGGTGTGAAAAAGGTACGTATTACAGGTGGTGAGCCGTTATTACGCCGTGATTTGCCTACATTAATTGAACGTATTCATCAGATTGAGGGCGTGGAGGATATTGCGCTTACAACAAATGGCACTTTATTAAAAAAATATGCAGAGCCATTGGCAAAGGCAGGCTTATCCCGCGTTTCTGTTAGCTTAGATTCGCTTGATAACGAGCGCTTTTTCGAGATGAATGGTCAACGTGGTAAAGTTAACACCGTATTAGAGGGCATTGAAAAGGCAGCACAAGCGGGCTTACAAGTAAAGATTAATATGGTTGTTCAAAAAGAGCAAAATGATCAGGATATTGTAGCAATGGCACAATTTTTTAAAGAAAAGCAGCATATTTTACGCTTTATTGAATATATGGATGTTGGGAATTCAAATGGCTGGCGACTTGATGATGTTGTTTCTAAAAAGGAAATTCTTGAGCAAGTGCAGCGATTTTTACCATTACAAGCCATTGCTCCAAATTACAAAGGAGAAGTGGCAACACGTTATCAATATCAAGACGGACAAGGTGAAATTGGTGTGATTTCCTCTGTTACAGATTCTTTTTGCTCCACATGCTCCCGTGCACGGTTGTCAGCAGAGGGAGCATTGTATACATGCCTATTTGCAACAGCAGGCACGGATTTACGAGCACTGTTAAGAGCGGGACACGATGATGCAATGATTCGCCAATGCATTACAGATACATGGAGCAATCGCACAGACCGCTATTCAGATGAACGCAATGAGCAAACAAGAGCCAACAGGCAAAAGGCAAAAATTGAAATGTCGCATATTGGAGGGTAA
- the fdhD gene encoding formate dehydrogenase accessory sulfurtransferase FdhD, with protein sequence MERAITRKILRVDNQQVNIIDDLIVSEYAVTVKINQQEFVTMVCTPEYVEDMVIGYLASERVIRSYEDIEEIWHQEQEGFVHIRTKHVNPYYQQTQNKRYITSCCGMSRQGFVFTNDALVAKKMDDIHVQITPDDCFRLMKAMQDGANIFKQTGGVHNAALCDVNGIVLSRMDIGRHNALDKIYGYCLRHNISIQDKIIVFSGRISSEILLKVSKIGCEIVLSKSAPTALALQLAEQLGITTVGFIRHNTLNIYTHEQRILLPNK encoded by the coding sequence ATGGAGCGAGCCATCACAAGAAAAATTTTACGTGTGGACAATCAGCAAGTAAACATAATCGATGATCTTATTGTGTCAGAATACGCTGTAACGGTGAAAATTAACCAGCAGGAATTTGTCACAATGGTTTGCACGCCTGAATATGTGGAGGATATGGTCATCGGCTATCTAGCCTCTGAGCGTGTGATTCGTAGCTATGAGGATATTGAGGAAATTTGGCATCAAGAACAAGAGGGCTTTGTGCATATTCGCACAAAGCATGTCAATCCTTACTATCAGCAAACACAAAATAAACGCTATATTACATCTTGCTGTGGCATGAGTCGACAGGGCTTTGTATTTACAAATGATGCATTAGTCGCGAAAAAAATGGACGATATTCATGTGCAAATTACGCCTGATGATTGCTTTCGCTTAATGAAGGCGATGCAGGATGGTGCCAATATTTTCAAACAAACGGGTGGTGTGCATAATGCAGCATTATGTGATGTTAATGGCATTGTGTTAAGCCGTATGGATATTGGCCGTCATAATGCTTTAGATAAAATATATGGTTATTGTCTGCGTCATAATATTAGCATCCAAGATAAAATTATTGTTTTTAGTGGGCGAATATCGTCAGAGATTTTACTGAAAGTATCCAAAATTGGCTGTGAAATTGTGCTATCAAAATCAGCACCAACAGCATTAGCCTTACAATTGGCAGAGCAGCTAGGGATTACAACGGTAGGCTTTATTCGTCACAACACATTGAATATTTATACACATGAACAACGCATTTTATTACCCAATAAATGA
- a CDS encoding DUF2294 domain-containing protein has protein sequence MSKKVHEFNDIIRKLRKEIFGKGPERIHTVFVDNMAVSTLYGNLTPTEKFIASTPEGLQMVRTARTSMIQDLYTQSPPEGMEELMGSKLLHLFSDIKIEEDFAISVFVFDKNISE, from the coding sequence ATGTCTAAAAAGGTACATGAATTTAACGATATCATTCGAAAGTTACGTAAAGAAATATTTGGTAAGGGGCCAGAGCGCATTCATACCGTTTTTGTGGACAATATGGCTGTGTCCACTTTATATGGGAATCTCACACCAACAGAAAAATTTATTGCAAGTACACCTGAAGGGCTACAAATGGTGCGTACTGCTCGTACAAGTATGATTCAGGATTTATATACACAATCACCGCCTGAAGGGATGGAGGAATTAATGGGTAGTAAATTACTCCACCTCTTTTCAGATATTAAAATTGAAGAGGATTTTGCTATCTCTGTCTTTGTTTTTGACAAGAACATTAGTGAGTAA
- the fdhF gene encoding formate dehydrogenase subunit alpha: MTQITINGVPYDAKEGATILDTINQHDIAHPQICHVPAVDPIETCDTCIVEVEGKLVRSCSTKIVDGMDVLLNSEKAKAAQTEAMDRLLENHLLYCTVCDNNNGNCTLHNTAELMEIEHQKYPYKPKVEPNEVDMSHPFYRYDPNQCIACGQCVEVCQNLQVNETLSLDWEAERPRVIWDTGVAINDSSCVSCGQCVTVCPCNALMEKSMLGEAGFMTGLKQDMLDPMIHLIKEVEPGYSGIFAVSEIEAAMRSKRTRKTKTVCTFCGVGCSFEVWTKDRKILKVQPSEGPVNAISTCVKGKFGWDFVNSEERITKPLIRKNNEFVEASWEEALDLIATKLGGIQQQYGPGSVGFISSSKITNEENYLIQKMARQLFGTNDVDNCSRYCQSPATDGLLRTVGMGGDAGTIKDIAKAGLVIIVGANPAEGHPVLATRVKRAHKLHGQKLIVADIRKHEMAERSDIFMRPKQGTDQVWLMAVTKYIIDQGWHDEAFIQENVNFYDEFKQVLEKYTLAYAEQQTGIAQETLIQVAEMIRDADGTCVLWGMGVTQNTGGSYTSAAISNLLLTTGNYRRPGAGAYPLRGHNNVQGACDMGTLPNLLPGYQQVTDDAARAKFEKAYGAKIPAQPGRKNGQMLDAIMEGKMKAMYLVGEDMALVDCNANHIDEVLSQLDFFVVQDCFLSRTAQYADVILPAAPSLEKEGTFTNTERRVQRLYQVLPTLGESKADWEILQAVARRLGADWNYSHPSEIFDEMASLSPLFSQASYDVLEGWGSFCWGSHDGTDTPLLYKDGFNFPDKKARFALNDWVQPVDYEAQYDCHINNGRMLEHFHEGNLTNKSTGIQAKVPEIFVEVSPELAKERGIEDGALLRLVSPYGALKLNALVTDRVQGNELFLPMNSVNKESAINFLTGPAADINTDTPAYKQTKVRVEVLKPKGKTPLPRTNPRYKKRHPQNGVEVQRKWNRPGYVHLTTIHERE, from the coding sequence TTGACTCAAATTACTATTAATGGCGTACCGTATGATGCAAAAGAAGGCGCTACAATCCTTGATACCATTAATCAGCATGACATTGCCCATCCTCAAATTTGTCATGTTCCAGCGGTTGATCCTATCGAAACGTGTGATACATGTATTGTGGAGGTAGAGGGCAAGCTAGTGCGCTCCTGCTCAACGAAAATCGTTGACGGCATGGACGTATTACTCAATTCAGAAAAGGCAAAGGCTGCACAAACAGAAGCGATGGATCGCTTACTTGAAAATCACCTGCTCTACTGCACGGTTTGTGATAATAATAATGGCAATTGTACATTACACAACACAGCCGAATTAATGGAAATCGAGCATCAAAAATATCCATACAAGCCAAAAGTTGAGCCGAATGAGGTGGATATGTCACATCCATTTTATCGCTATGACCCTAATCAATGTATTGCCTGTGGGCAATGTGTAGAGGTTTGCCAAAATTTACAGGTAAATGAAACACTGTCTTTAGATTGGGAGGCAGAAAGACCTCGCGTTATTTGGGACACTGGCGTTGCCATTAATGATTCGTCCTGTGTAAGCTGTGGGCAATGCGTAACGGTTTGTCCATGCAATGCCTTAATGGAAAAATCCATGCTTGGAGAGGCTGGCTTTATGACTGGGCTTAAGCAGGATATGCTAGACCCAATGATTCATTTGATTAAAGAAGTTGAGCCAGGCTATAGCGGTATTTTTGCAGTATCTGAAATCGAAGCGGCAATGCGCAGCAAACGTACACGCAAAACGAAAACAGTCTGTACGTTTTGTGGTGTCGGCTGTTCATTTGAAGTATGGACAAAGGATCGCAAAATTTTAAAAGTACAGCCTTCTGAGGGGCCGGTAAACGCGATTTCTACTTGTGTCAAAGGAAAATTTGGCTGGGACTTTGTCAACTCAGAGGAGCGTATTACAAAACCATTAATTCGTAAAAATAATGAGTTTGTAGAGGCTTCATGGGAGGAGGCACTCGATTTAATTGCGACAAAGCTTGGTGGTATTCAGCAGCAATACGGTCCTGGCTCTGTCGGCTTTATCTCTTCCTCCAAAATTACGAATGAGGAAAATTACTTAATTCAAAAAATGGCACGTCAATTATTTGGCACAAATGATGTCGATAATTGCTCTCGTTATTGCCAGTCACCAGCTACAGACGGGCTACTGCGTACAGTTGGTATGGGTGGTGACGCTGGAACCATTAAAGATATTGCTAAGGCTGGGCTTGTGATTATTGTTGGGGCAAATCCTGCGGAAGGTCATCCTGTTTTAGCAACGCGTGTCAAACGTGCCCATAAGCTTCATGGTCAAAAATTAATTGTTGCGGATATTCGTAAGCATGAAATGGCGGAGCGTTCAGATATTTTCATGCGTCCAAAGCAAGGAACTGACCAAGTTTGGCTAATGGCTGTTACTAAATATATAATTGACCAAGGCTGGCATGACGAAGCCTTTATTCAGGAAAATGTAAATTTCTATGATGAATTTAAACAGGTGCTTGAAAAATATACATTAGCATATGCTGAGCAGCAAACAGGCATTGCCCAAGAAACATTGATTCAAGTAGCGGAAATGATTCGTGATGCAGATGGTACATGTGTGCTATGGGGCATGGGTGTCACTCAAAATACAGGTGGCTCATATACATCTGCTGCCATTTCAAACCTGCTGCTCACAACAGGCAACTATCGTCGTCCTGGTGCAGGGGCCTATCCGCTACGCGGTCATAATAATGTCCAAGGTGCATGTGATATGGGTACATTACCAAATCTATTGCCAGGCTATCAACAAGTGACAGATGATGCAGCACGTGCTAAATTTGAAAAAGCCTATGGTGCTAAAATCCCAGCACAGCCAGGTCGTAAAAACGGGCAAATGCTTGATGCAATTATGGAAGGTAAAATGAAGGCAATGTATTTAGTGGGTGAAGATATGGCGCTTGTTGACTGTAATGCCAATCATATAGATGAAGTGCTATCACAGCTAGACTTTTTTGTTGTACAAGATTGCTTCCTATCACGTACAGCACAATATGCAGATGTTATTTTACCTGCTGCGCCATCGCTTGAAAAAGAAGGAACATTTACCAATACAGAACGCCGTGTGCAACGCCTTTATCAAGTTTTACCGACACTTGGTGAATCAAAGGCTGACTGGGAAATCCTTCAGGCAGTGGCACGCCGCTTAGGGGCAGATTGGAATTATAGCCATCCAAGTGAGATTTTTGATGAAATGGCTAGCCTTTCCCCGCTGTTCTCACAAGCAAGCTATGATGTTTTAGAGGGCTGGGGCAGCTTCTGTTGGGGCAGTCATGATGGCACAGATACACCTTTATTATATAAAGACGGCTTTAACTTCCCTGATAAAAAAGCACGCTTTGCTTTAAATGATTGGGTGCAACCTGTTGATTATGAAGCACAGTATGATTGCCACATTAATAATGGTCGTATGCTTGAGCATTTCCATGAAGGCAATCTAACGAATAAATCAACAGGAATTCAAGCAAAAGTACCTGAAATTTTCGTTGAAGTATCACCTGAATTGGCAAAAGAGCGCGGCATCGAGGACGGAGCCCTATTACGCCTAGTATCTCCATATGGCGCATTAAAACTGAATGCTCTTGTGACTGACCGTGTACAAGGAAATGAGCTATTCTTACCTATGAACTCTGTAAACAAGGAGTCAGCGATTAACTTTTTAACAGGTCCAGCAGCAGATATTAATACAGATACACCTGCCTATAAGCAAACAAAAGTACGTGTAGAGGTGTTAAAGCCAAAAGGAAAAACACCACTGCCTCGCACAAATCCGCGCTATAAAAAGCGTCATCCACAAAATGGTGTGGAGGTACAACGAAAATGGAATCGTCCTGGCTACGTTCACTTAACAACCATTCATGAAAGAGAGTGA
- a CDS encoding DUF1641 domain-containing protein yields MATPITKIKKQQLTEEQLKEQKLANLQQLLAENEDAVNQVFSIMTELNDIGALEAAMKLLEAKEEVAHIALEQLTRKPVTNMINNLMGVAGALTELNPETTAKLVEGLNAGVDEANKALNSDDKVSAFKLMKMLNDPDVNRALNFGVHFLKGLGRGLKE; encoded by the coding sequence ATGGCTACACCCATTACAAAAATAAAAAAACAGCAATTAACAGAAGAGCAACTAAAAGAACAAAAATTAGCCAATCTACAGCAACTACTGGCAGAAAATGAAGATGCCGTTAATCAGGTTTTTAGTATTATGACAGAGTTAAATGATATTGGTGCATTAGAGGCAGCGATGAAGCTACTAGAAGCAAAAGAGGAAGTTGCCCATATTGCCCTTGAGCAACTAACGCGCAAGCCCGTGACCAATATGATTAATAATTTAATGGGCGTCGCTGGTGCATTAACTGAGCTAAATCCCGAAACAACCGCAAAGCTTGTTGAAGGGTTAAATGCTGGTGTAGATGAAGCCAATAAAGCTCTTAACAGCGATGACAAAGTGAGCGCCTTTAAGCTGATGAAAATGCTCAATGATCCAGACGTCAATCGTGCCCTTAATTTTGGTGTACACTTCTTAAAGGGACTTGGCAGAGGCTTAAAAGAATAA
- a CDS encoding PA2928 family protein — MEQFLQRYMYSWRFNGWFFHDITLGIVLGIGFLALVLLIINRTRLKVILIVMLIWLGASNFAMLIFGLAGRGFSIQAESAIYTNEEQDIAIQMVRGLENNGTVRGMTQMISHYLIVGVDVQTGEKQWTKSASYKEKLVGNFMDGLLVHHRDGEFGQLSLLDIETGKELLSEKEFRQQHKPLIDILSNGAHELLAVQNNLYVEGVDGKFYRYDGKNLNEDPQAEQYLTTRFSIEATIPDYFANHQQPLTDDEEIRKFSSMLLEEPAIQAYQNLNPKVIDVDIEAQTALVSYQQTKRESADHMLVLYDLNKHQIAWDINIGMVDSYQKQPSVRIVDDAYIVQTGDHLLIVDKDTRNIRATYHLRWNRPIS, encoded by the coding sequence ATGGAGCAATTTCTACAACGCTATATGTATTCATGGCGTTTTAATGGTTGGTTTTTCCATGATATTACGCTAGGAATTGTACTTGGTATCGGATTTTTAGCGCTAGTGCTGCTAATCATCAATCGTACTCGTTTGAAGGTAATACTGATTGTTATGCTTATCTGGTTAGGGGCTAGTAATTTTGCAATGCTTATTTTTGGCTTGGCAGGGCGGGGCTTTTCGATTCAAGCAGAATCAGCTATTTATACGAATGAAGAGCAGGACATCGCTATTCAAATGGTGCGAGGGCTTGAAAATAATGGAACTGTGCGTGGCATGACACAAATGATTTCGCATTACTTAATTGTTGGAGTTGATGTGCAAACAGGCGAAAAGCAGTGGACAAAGTCAGCTTCATATAAGGAAAAGCTTGTTGGCAACTTTATGGATGGCTTGCTTGTTCATCATCGTGATGGTGAATTTGGACAATTATCGCTCTTAGATATTGAAACAGGAAAAGAGCTACTATCTGAAAAGGAATTTCGACAACAGCATAAACCACTTATTGATATTTTAAGCAATGGTGCACATGAGTTGCTTGCTGTGCAAAATAACTTATATGTGGAGGGTGTTGATGGTAAGTTTTATCGCTATGATGGTAAAAATTTAAACGAAGACCCACAGGCAGAGCAATATTTGACAACACGTTTCTCTATTGAAGCAACTATACCTGACTATTTTGCTAACCATCAGCAGCCTTTAACGGACGATGAAGAAATTCGCAAGTTTAGTAGTATGCTATTAGAGGAGCCTGCTATACAAGCCTATCAAAATTTAAACCCAAAAGTAATTGATGTTGATATAGAAGCACAAACAGCGCTTGTTTCCTATCAACAAACAAAGCGTGAAAGCGCAGATCATATGCTAGTGCTATATGATTTGAACAAGCATCAAATTGCTTGGGACATCAATATAGGTATGGTGGATTCATATCAGAAGCAGCCTAGTGTTCGTATAGTAGATGATGCTTATATTGTACAAACAGGAGATCACCTGCTGATCGTCGATAAAGATACAAGAAACATTCGTGCAACCTATCATTTACGCTGGAATCGACCTATTTCGTGA